The Sedimentisphaera salicampi genome includes a region encoding these proteins:
- a CDS encoding SDR family oxidoreductase — MDCLKGKTAVVTGASSGIGRQIAVKLAEEGCRVVIAARRTDKLDETAAQMPPNAQCLSVQADITNQSDVRALFDVAVQRFGSLDILVNNAGRGLKADIADIKLEDWQKTLAVNLTGVFLCSREGLRIMKQRSINGKIITVSSMIGLLPAPGFAAYGASKHGVTGFMWSLYWEAKKYGIKTASIYPARVDTEFFDSHGYEKRPSKGQMLSARDIADHAAAIASGSFLRTAAVVLKNSLKRIRGYFSMLFS, encoded by the coding sequence ATGGACTGCTTGAAGGGTAAGACTGCGGTTGTTACAGGTGCAAGCAGCGGAATCGGGAGGCAGATTGCTGTTAAGCTCGCAGAAGAGGGCTGCAGGGTAGTGATAGCTGCCCGCCGCACCGATAAACTCGACGAGACTGCCGCCCAAATGCCGCCGAATGCCCAGTGCCTGTCTGTGCAGGCAGACATCACAAATCAGAGCGATGTTCGAGCTCTTTTTGATGTGGCTGTGCAGAGGTTCGGCTCGCTGGATATTCTAGTGAACAATGCCGGAAGAGGGCTCAAGGCCGACATAGCTGATATCAAGCTGGAAGACTGGCAGAAAACGCTGGCCGTAAATCTTACAGGCGTGTTTCTCTGCTCTCGGGAGGGGCTCAGAATAATGAAACAGAGAAGCATAAACGGAAAGATTATTACTGTATCCTCGATGATTGGGCTTTTACCCGCTCCCGGATTTGCGGCATACGGGGCCTCAAAGCACGGAGTTACGGGTTTTATGTGGTCGCTGTATTGGGAGGCGAAAAAATACGGGATAAAAACTGCAAGCATATACCCTGCGAGAGTGGATACCGAGTTCTTCGATTCCCACGGCTACGAAAAACGCCCATCCAAAGGGCAAATGCTCTCAGCCCGAGATATCGCAGACCACGCTGCTGCAATCGCCTCGGGAAGCTTCCTTAGAACCGCCGCTGTTGTGCTGAAAAACTCCCTCAAACGCATCAGAGGCTATTTCTCAATGCTTTTCTCATAA
- a CDS encoding NAD-dependent epimerase/dehydratase family protein, whose translation MKNILITGGCGFLGRYLVDLLLEQMPETKLKIVDVRCDDELVDQLTKSDRVVLRTGRDICRKSSIENDFADADVVIHLAGKVSFSIKDKQQLYDINTKGTENVASLARDAGVSHYIQISSVAAIGYGNDRNKPVDEDFQFDWGEASRHNKHYSLSKHFADQKVSKILKGKHYTIIYPGLMLGPGDRLNSVKLVNAIARKKLKFALPGGTNVVDVRDVARGITEAVKTQTQEKHLILSGYNLTFPEINTAISKFLRTPPPTKTISPKFEGLMYLTTLMLEKFCPCNLPVTADNIHSAFKFRYFDNSKAAEKLGWKPEYKFETTVKDIVEWMEEYGLLEG comes from the coding sequence TTGAAGAATATTTTAATCACCGGCGGCTGCGGCTTTCTGGGCAGGTATCTGGTTGATTTACTGCTGGAGCAGATGCCCGAAACCAAACTGAAGATCGTCGATGTAAGATGCGATGATGAGCTTGTTGACCAGCTCACAAAATCTGACAGAGTAGTGCTCAGAACGGGCAGGGATATCTGCAGGAAAAGCTCGATCGAGAATGATTTTGCTGATGCGGATGTTGTTATTCATTTGGCGGGTAAGGTTTCTTTCTCAATCAAAGATAAGCAGCAGCTCTACGACATAAACACTAAAGGCACTGAAAACGTTGCCTCGCTGGCAAGGGATGCCGGCGTTTCTCATTACATCCAAATCAGCTCTGTGGCAGCGATTGGATACGGCAACGACAGGAATAAACCTGTTGATGAGGATTTCCAGTTCGACTGGGGCGAGGCAAGCCGGCACAATAAACACTACAGCCTCTCCAAACACTTTGCAGATCAGAAGGTTTCAAAGATCCTTAAAGGCAAGCATTATACTATAATTTACCCGGGTCTTATGCTTGGCCCGGGCGACAGACTAAACTCGGTAAAGCTTGTTAATGCGATTGCACGGAAGAAGCTCAAATTTGCACTGCCCGGCGGGACGAATGTGGTTGACGTGCGGGATGTTGCAAGGGGTATAACCGAAGCCGTGAAAACGCAGACGCAGGAGAAGCATCTGATTCTATCCGGATATAACCTCACATTTCCGGAGATCAATACGGCGATATCTAAATTCTTAAGAACGCCTCCTCCAACCAAAACCATAAGCCCTAAATTCGAAGGCCTGATGTATCTAACAACGCTTATGCTGGAGAAGTTTTGCCCATGCAATCTGCCGGTTACAGCGGATAATATTCATTCTGCTTTCAAATTCCGTTATTTCGACAACAGCAAAGCCGCAGAAAAGCTCGGCTGGAAACCCGAATACAAATTCGAAACAACCGTTAAGGATATCGTGGAATGGATGGAGGAATATGGACTGCTTGAAGGGTAA